Proteins found in one Gammaproteobacteria bacterium genomic segment:
- a CDS encoding SPOR domain-containing protein, with product MRTIVLLLIFLNLAFFYWASEYGSKKIVLDNPKEVPGYKPIKLLSELEKETVKKDNPVIVSPPSELESQAKEVVKAQKCFSLGPLETDEQSNTIYDALLGAGIRAKQRTVNQRQPKSYWVYLPAYESQAEAQKVVNFLKANKVNEFYIWLEPPQKNAVSLGLFKKLSTAREKMAQIEELDLKPKMEVRFDEFNEYWIDFNHYDEDHQPKIIEEMLRKNDRMLILETKCS from the coding sequence ATGAGAACAATTGTTTTGCTGTTAATATTTTTGAATTTAGCTTTTTTCTATTGGGCAAGTGAATATGGCTCTAAGAAAATCGTGCTAGATAATCCTAAAGAAGTGCCGGGATATAAGCCTATTAAATTACTTTCAGAATTAGAAAAAGAAACGGTTAAAAAAGATAATCCAGTAATTGTAAGCCCACCATCAGAACTTGAGTCACAAGCAAAGGAAGTTGTAAAGGCTCAAAAATGCTTCTCTTTAGGGCCACTGGAAACTGACGAACAATCAAACACTATTTATGATGCTTTATTAGGTGCTGGAATTCGGGCAAAGCAAAGAACCGTCAATCAGCGTCAACCTAAAAGTTACTGGGTGTATTTGCCGGCATACGAATCTCAAGCAGAAGCCCAGAAAGTGGTTAACTTCCTTAAGGCGAATAAAGTAAATGAGTTTTATATTTGGCTGGAGCCACCACAGAAAAATGCTGTTTCTTTGGGATTGTTTAAAAAACTTAGCACTGCGCGAGAAAAGATGGCGCAAATAGAGGAATTAGATCTAAAGCCTAAAATGGAAGTCAGATTTGACGAGTTTAATGAGTATTGGATAGATTTTAATCACTATGATGAAGATCACCAACCCAAAATTATTGAAGAAATGTTAAGAAAAAATGACCGCATGTTGATATTGGAGACAAAGTGCTCATAA
- a CDS encoding DUF302 domain-containing protein has translation MYYIVESAKSFEQAVADLDVAVKEHGFGVLHIHDLGNTLRSKGVDFGENCKVFEVCNPMQAAKVLATDMRLNMALPCRISVFTENNKTKIGLIKPEEMLSALSNNQSLVDVAKEVEEKTRQMVDQAK, from the coding sequence ATGTACTACATTGTTGAGTCAGCTAAATCATTTGAGCAAGCGGTTGCCGATCTGGATGTAGCAGTAAAAGAGCATGGATTTGGAGTCTTACATATACATGACTTGGGAAATACATTGCGTAGTAAAGGCGTCGACTTTGGAGAAAATTGTAAGGTTTTCGAGGTATGTAACCCCATGCAAGCTGCGAAAGTATTAGCAACTGATATGAGACTAAATATGGCATTGCCTTGTAGAATTTCAGTGTTTACCGAAAATAATAAAACGAAAATAGGCTTGATTAAGCCAGAAGAAATGTTATCTGCTTTATCGAATAATCAGTCTTTGGTTGATGTAGCTAAAGAAGTTGAAGAGAAAACTAGACAAATGGTAGATCAAGCCAAATAA
- a CDS encoding Rap1a/Tai family immunity protein gives MNKFSFYLCVFFTCFLSNPFVFAELADGDSFLKYIQITDHENVNSVTGYYDGYINGVADSTVNVNWCPPYDFKGSQLLKTITRYYKENSMDSGEVSADAKDLILYALMDTYPCSK, from the coding sequence ATGAATAAATTTAGTTTCTATTTATGCGTATTCTTTACCTGTTTTTTATCTAATCCATTCGTTTTTGCAGAATTGGCCGATGGTGACTCTTTTTTAAAATATATTCAGATCACTGATCATGAAAACGTAAATTCTGTTACTGGATACTACGATGGATATATAAATGGAGTTGCAGATTCTACAGTAAACGTAAATTGGTGTCCGCCATATGATTTTAAAGGGAGCCAATTACTAAAAACAATTACCAGGTACTATAAAGAAAATTCTATGGATTCTGGGGAGGTTTCTGCTGACGCTAAAGATTTAATTTTATATGCCCTGATGGATACTTATCCTTGCAGTAAATGA